A region of Haladaptatus caseinilyticus DNA encodes the following proteins:
- a CDS encoding TrmB family transcriptional regulator, with product MTDSTEADAIAALQRLGLSKYEAQVFCALQPIEKATASEISQNSDVPRSQVYGAAEGLEKLGLVDVQQSNPRQFRAVGLDEARAHLQAEIEREQDRAFEALDSLQQQPIDETETQEDIWTIKGQETINDRVAQLISNANSRIIFGARDPMMLDENVITALSKARDDGIDVFITSGNPDVCELFEERGLEASQFPMKPDNNDRSGRVLAIDSDVILMSVLVPIHDENQNEVAFWSDGTGFASILTGLLETWFSKFMET from the coding sequence ATGACTGATTCGACGGAAGCCGACGCGATAGCTGCATTACAGCGACTTGGACTCTCTAAGTACGAGGCTCAGGTCTTCTGTGCCTTGCAGCCGATCGAAAAGGCGACTGCAAGTGAAATCAGCCAAAACAGCGATGTGCCTCGTTCACAGGTGTACGGCGCCGCCGAAGGGTTAGAAAAATTAGGACTCGTAGATGTTCAGCAATCCAACCCCCGCCAATTCCGCGCTGTGGGACTCGATGAGGCGCGTGCACATCTACAGGCCGAAATCGAACGTGAGCAGGATCGAGCTTTCGAGGCACTCGACTCCCTGCAACAACAGCCAATAGACGAAACGGAAACGCAAGAGGACATTTGGACGATAAAAGGGCAGGAGACGATCAACGATCGTGTCGCTCAACTCATCAGCAACGCGAATAGCCGAATAATCTTTGGTGCTCGTGATCCAATGATGCTGGACGAGAACGTGATAACGGCACTTTCGAAGGCACGAGATGACGGTATTGACGTTTTCATCACGAGCGGAAACCCCGACGTGTGTGAGCTGTTTGAAGAGCGTGGTCTCGAAGCGTCACAATTCCCGATGAAACCGGACAACAACGACCGGAGTGGCCGGGTTCTGGCGATCGATTCGGATGTCATTCTCATGAGCGTGCTCGTCCCGATTCATGACGAAAATCAAAACGAGGTCGCCTTTTGGAGTGACGGGACTGGGTTTGCCAGTATCCTTACTGGCCTTCTAGAGACTTGGTTCTCAAAATTCATGGAGACGTGA
- a CDS encoding MMPL family transporter, whose product MSLPEKLGNGIIGHSRLLIIFLLVFSLILGSGASMVGQSSSLDSFQSDSSSAAKAQSYINENFSTGSDNTTSVQIIVRNNNTLSKESLKNQIKLQQKLRNNNTVNQTLTSGSPTIGIANIIAMTTSQVDKVSSLRSRAERLQQRKKNLSEWGKQLQNRSERLNESKKELEQRGERLKERGADLQARGEELQQRSNQLNRSKQELQQRAKKLKNEGEELQQRAQRLQERSDELNQSKAQLQADGQELQEQAQQLNESKAQLQNRSNKLKQRAQALNQSRSELERRQVDLQSRAQEINQTRQELAARNESLQQRRTAIEEAYQNGTINDTEYKQRLDSLREEQAELAADLTQLGIESAALQQDREELEEDAQQLEQQAAELKSDRAELEQQSQQLQDKAEQLQAERAELENRSDELHQKGAKLQQESTQLKQDQQELEQKQAELEAESQRLKERSQQLKEDSRELETESEELKTAQNELENDSEQLKKEGQQLQEQFAEFRDAQEELKADGNELKNDQQALQERPNLTLSEQLSILESHNQSEIDNATTTVLAENSSLGGTGTSESSAFAFMPTSYEAGSTDANATMIVVTQRAKGEISSSQTSSDRIMNSQLAMQAIANEQFDTKQSSVLVFGSGIISDETQRSMSDSILIVGPLAVIFVLGVLVFAYRDLLDIILGLFGIGLVLVWTFGFMGWAGINFNQIFIAVPVLLIGLSIDYAIHVFMRHREERGRTEGVEQSMKVTLSSLGIALILVTVTAVIGFLSNLVSDVPPIRQFGIVSSVGITAALIIFGVLIPALKTELDSVLESRGWNREKRAFGTGGGRLGTALAGGATAARKAPRVVLAIAVILTVLGGAGAAQVDTSFSQEDFLASDPSGVMTELPEPFAPGEYTVKSSLDYVNNNFLRQDSNAEILIRGDVTEPTTLETIEKAENEAAKKDTTVVLSSGEPDIDSPLSVMESVANQNDSFATTFENADTNDDGVPDRNLKGVYDKLYTVAPDQAKGVLYRTDNGQYKAIHMTVSVKGSASGGAVSEQMNAVAGTIEQDSSLSAVATGQPIIFKIVQDQLLNSVIESLLITLGATFIFLMITYYFLHGSATLGFITMLPVAFSVSWILGTMYVLGISFNVITGLITSLTVGLGIAYSIHLSERYIHELDEQESVWVAMRKSVTGTGGALLGSAATTVGGFGVLVFAILPPLQQFGIITGLTIIYSFLASVFVLPSLLALWTRYLGPGGTITSGPIDKSTMDDVGTTND is encoded by the coding sequence ATGTCACTACCTGAGAAACTCGGCAATGGGATAATCGGACACAGTCGTCTACTCATTATATTCCTCTTGGTCTTTTCCTTGATCCTCGGATCAGGGGCATCGATGGTTGGTCAATCGTCTTCGCTCGATTCGTTCCAGAGTGATAGCAGTTCAGCAGCCAAAGCCCAGAGTTACATTAATGAGAACTTCTCAACTGGATCGGATAATACGACTAGCGTTCAAATAATCGTCCGGAATAATAATACACTCTCCAAGGAATCGCTTAAAAACCAAATAAAATTACAGCAAAAACTGCGAAATAATAATACGGTAAACCAAACACTTACCAGCGGCTCTCCGACGATCGGGATAGCAAACATCATCGCTATGACCACTTCTCAAGTGGACAAAGTGAGTAGTCTTAGATCCCGTGCTGAGCGCCTCCAACAACGAAAAAAGAACCTTTCCGAATGGGGTAAACAACTTCAGAACCGATCGGAACGGCTCAACGAAAGCAAAAAAGAACTCGAACAACGGGGTGAGCGACTCAAAGAACGAGGGGCGGACCTCCAAGCACGTGGGGAGGAACTGCAACAACGTTCCAACCAACTCAACCGGAGTAAACAGGAGCTTCAACAGCGCGCTAAGAAACTCAAGAACGAGGGTGAAGAACTACAGCAACGTGCACAACGACTCCAGGAGCGCTCTGACGAACTCAACCAAAGCAAAGCCCAACTCCAAGCAGACGGTCAAGAGCTACAAGAACAAGCTCAACAACTGAACGAGAGTAAGGCACAACTTCAAAACCGGAGCAATAAGCTAAAGCAGCGTGCTCAAGCACTCAATCAGAGTCGGTCCGAACTCGAACGACGCCAGGTGGACCTGCAGTCGCGTGCACAAGAGATTAACCAAACCCGACAGGAGCTCGCGGCGCGTAACGAGAGTTTGCAACAGCGGAGAACTGCGATCGAAGAGGCATACCAAAACGGCACGATCAACGATACCGAGTATAAACAGCGTCTTGACTCACTTCGAGAGGAACAAGCCGAATTGGCTGCTGACCTGACTCAGCTTGGAATCGAATCGGCTGCACTTCAGCAAGATCGCGAAGAACTCGAGGAAGATGCCCAACAGCTCGAACAGCAGGCAGCCGAGCTAAAGTCGGATCGAGCAGAGCTCGAACAACAGTCTCAGCAGCTCCAAGACAAAGCAGAGCAGTTGCAGGCGGAACGTGCTGAACTTGAAAACAGATCGGATGAACTACACCAAAAAGGGGCGAAATTACAGCAGGAGTCCACTCAGCTCAAACAAGACCAACAGGAACTGGAACAAAAACAGGCCGAGCTCGAAGCGGAATCACAGCGACTCAAAGAGCGAAGCCAGCAACTCAAGGAAGACTCACGGGAGCTCGAAACGGAATCGGAAGAACTGAAAACAGCACAAAATGAGTTGGAGAACGATTCCGAGCAGCTCAAAAAAGAAGGCCAACAGCTCCAAGAACAGTTTGCGGAGTTCAGAGACGCTCAGGAAGAGCTCAAAGCGGACGGTAACGAGCTAAAGAACGACCAGCAGGCCCTTCAAGAGCGGCCCAACCTTACACTCTCCGAGCAACTGTCGATCCTCGAGTCGCACAACCAATCGGAAATTGACAACGCAACCACGACGGTTCTTGCGGAAAACTCTAGTTTAGGTGGTACAGGTACTAGTGAGAGTAGTGCGTTCGCCTTCATGCCCACCAGCTACGAGGCAGGGAGTACGGACGCGAACGCGACGATGATCGTCGTTACTCAACGGGCGAAGGGTGAAATCAGCAGTAGTCAGACGTCGAGCGACCGAATCATGAATTCGCAGCTTGCCATGCAGGCGATTGCGAATGAGCAGTTCGACACGAAACAGTCGAGTGTCCTCGTCTTCGGTAGCGGTATTATTTCGGACGAGACCCAGAGATCGATGAGCGATAGTATCCTCATCGTGGGTCCCCTTGCGGTGATATTCGTTCTCGGCGTTTTGGTATTTGCCTACCGAGACCTTCTCGATATCATTTTGGGACTCTTCGGTATCGGTCTCGTTCTCGTATGGACGTTCGGCTTCATGGGTTGGGCAGGTATCAACTTCAATCAGATCTTCATTGCGGTTCCGGTATTGCTTATCGGACTTTCGATCGACTACGCCATCCACGTCTTCATGCGCCACCGCGAAGAGCGTGGTCGGACTGAGGGTGTCGAACAGTCGATGAAGGTCACACTATCGAGCCTTGGAATCGCGTTGATTCTCGTGACCGTTACTGCCGTGATTGGGTTCCTTTCGAACCTCGTCAGTGACGTGCCCCCGATTCGCCAGTTCGGTATCGTTAGCTCGGTGGGAATTACGGCCGCACTGATCATCTTCGGCGTATTGATTCCAGCTCTCAAAACCGAACTCGACTCGGTTCTAGAATCTCGTGGTTGGAACCGAGAGAAACGAGCGTTCGGAACCGGTGGAGGGCGACTTGGTACGGCGCTTGCTGGTGGCGCAACGGCCGCTCGCAAAGCACCGCGCGTCGTACTCGCTATCGCCGTGATTCTCACCGTCCTCGGCGGTGCTGGTGCAGCACAAGTCGATACGAGCTTCTCACAGGAGGATTTCCTAGCGAGCGATCCGTCAGGTGTGATGACCGAATTGCCGGAGCCCTTCGCTCCCGGTGAGTATACGGTAAAATCCTCGCTGGATTACGTGAACAACAATTTCCTGCGTCAGGATTCCAATGCGGAAATACTGATACGCGGGGATGTAACCGAACCGACGACGCTCGAAACGATCGAAAAAGCCGAAAACGAAGCAGCCAAGAAAGATACGACCGTCGTTCTTTCAAGTGGAGAGCCCGACATCGATAGTCCACTCTCCGTCATGGAATCCGTTGCGAACCAGAACGATTCGTTTGCAACGACATTCGAGAATGCAGATACGAACGATGATGGTGTCCCTGATCGGAATCTGAAGGGAGTCTACGATAAACTGTATACGGTTGCACCGGACCAAGCGAAAGGTGTTCTCTACCGAACTGACAATGGTCAGTATAAGGCAATTCACATGACTGTCTCGGTCAAAGGAAGCGCAAGCGGTGGCGCAGTCAGTGAACAGATGAATGCAGTCGCCGGGACGATCGAACAAGACAGTAGTCTCAGCGCCGTTGCGACGGGGCAGCCGATCATATTCAAAATCGTACAAGATCAACTGCTCAACTCCGTCATCGAAAGTCTCCTTATCACGCTTGGAGCGACGTTCATCTTCTTGATGATCACATATTACTTCCTCCACGGCAGTGCGACGCTCGGATTCATCACGATGCTCCCGGTGGCATTCAGTGTTTCCTGGATTCTTGGGACGATGTACGTTCTCGGAATTTCGTTCAACGTGATTACTGGACTGATCACGAGTTTGACTGTTGGATTGGGAATCGCGTACAGTATCCACCTCAGCGAGCGTTATATCCACGAACTCGATGAACAAGAATCAGTATGGGTTGCGATGCGAAAGAGCGTTACCGGAACCGGTGGGGCACTTCTAGGTAGTGCTGCGACTACCGTTGGTGGCTTCGGTGTTCTCGTGTTCGCCATCCTGCCCCCGCTTCAGCAATTCGGGATCATCACGGGTCTCACGATCATCTACTCGTTCCTTGCGAGTGTGTTCGTGCTACCCAGTTTACTCGCCCTTTGGACTCGGTACTTAGGTCCGGGCGGGACGATAACATCCGGACCGATAGACAAATCTACGATGGATGATGTGGGAACAACAAATGACTGA